A genomic window from Caldicellulosiruptor kronotskyensis 2002 includes:
- the def gene encoding peptide deformylase has translation MALRKIRTYEDEILRKKSKVVEKFDQRLCQLLDDMKDTMYEANGIGLAAPQVGVLKRAVVIDIGEGAIELVNPEIEQVEGNAVDVEGCLSVPNVWGEVERPQKVIVKAQDRFGNEFRLEAEGLLARAVCHEIDHLDGILFVDKVIRFVSEEEIEQRRARGDKMDLE, from the coding sequence ATGGCACTGAGAAAAATAAGAACATATGAAGATGAGATACTGCGCAAAAAATCTAAGGTTGTTGAGAAATTTGACCAGCGACTTTGCCAGCTTCTTGACGATATGAAAGACACTATGTATGAAGCAAACGGCATTGGTCTTGCAGCGCCGCAGGTGGGAGTACTCAAAAGAGCGGTTGTAATTGATATAGGAGAAGGAGCAATTGAACTTGTCAATCCCGAAATAGAACAAGTAGAAGGAAATGCTGTAGATGTAGAAGGTTGTCTTTCTGTCCCAAACGTGTGGGGTGAGGTGGAAAGACCACAGAAAGTAATAGTAAAAGCTCAGGATAGGTTTGGAAATGAGTTTAGACTTGAAGCAGAGGGACTTTTAGCAAGGGCTGTGTGTCATGAGATAGACCATCTTGACGGGATTTTGTTTGTTGACAAGGTTATAAGATTTGTATCTGAAGAGGAGATTGAACAAAGGCGAGCAAGAGGCGATAAAATGGACTTAGAGTAA
- a CDS encoding zinc metallopeptidase, translating to MFYYFDPLYLVFAIPAFLISIIAQMRVQMVFSKYSRVRTFSGLTGAEVAKNILWSNGIYDVRVEYVPGLLTDHYDPRFRVLRLSQGVFDSNSVAAVGVAAHEAGHAIQHYQKYPWLVLRTAMVPVVNIGSNLAFPLILIGLLLKNGDIFINLGILLFSLAVVFTLITLPVELNASKRAVEALKVSGVILPDEEIAVKKVLGAAAMTYVAAVSVAILQLLYYLSLVQRRRDD from the coding sequence GTGTTTTACTATTTTGACCCTTTGTATCTTGTGTTTGCTATTCCTGCATTTTTGATATCCATCATAGCTCAAATGAGGGTCCAGATGGTATTTTCAAAGTATTCCAGAGTCAGAACATTTTCAGGACTGACAGGTGCCGAGGTTGCCAAAAATATACTATGGTCCAACGGTATTTATGATGTCAGAGTAGAATATGTACCGGGACTTTTGACAGACCATTACGACCCGCGATTTAGAGTGCTCAGACTATCACAGGGTGTTTTTGATTCAAATTCTGTTGCTGCAGTTGGAGTTGCTGCACATGAAGCAGGTCATGCAATTCAGCACTACCAAAAATATCCTTGGCTTGTCCTTAGAACTGCCATGGTACCTGTTGTGAATATAGGGTCGAATTTGGCTTTTCCGCTTATTTTGATAGGTCTTTTACTGAAGAATGGAGATATATTTATAAATCTTGGAATTTTGCTTTTCAGTTTAGCAGTTGTGTTTACCTTGATTACACTGCCTGTTGAATTAAATGCCAGCAAAAGAGCTGTAGAGGCGTTAAAAGTATCAGGTGTTATACTTCCTGATGAGGAGATAGCAGTAAAGAAAGTGCTTGGTGCGGCTGCTATGACATATGTTGCAGCGGTATCTGTTGCAATACTTCAGTTATTATATTATCTTAGTTTAGTTCAACGAAGAAGGGATGATTAA
- the fmt gene encoding methionyl-tRNA formyltransferase: protein MGTPDFAVDILQKLIQEPFVNLKLVVTQPDKPVGRKQILTAPAVKEFAQKVGIEVVQPEKLKNNEDFLDLLKKIEPDTIVVVAYGKILPKEVLEIPKHGCINVHASLLPEYRGAAPIQRVLMDGKEYTGITIMKMDEGLDTGDILLQKEVKIENNDDILTLSKKLAEVGSQLLIETLRNIESITPVKQDHSRATYAPPIKKEEGKIDWNMSAKEIYNRFRALKIWPGIFTTFKGKLLKIHDIEIAQDNKDNINSNVLNGTVVEIDDSSIIIKVRDGLIRLRLLQLEGGKKISARDFVNGYKIKKGDVLA, encoded by the coding sequence ATGGGAACACCGGATTTTGCAGTTGATATTTTGCAAAAACTGATACAAGAGCCTTTTGTAAATTTAAAACTTGTTGTTACACAACCTGATAAACCTGTTGGAAGAAAGCAAATATTGACAGCACCGGCTGTCAAAGAGTTTGCTCAAAAGGTTGGAATAGAAGTTGTTCAACCCGAAAAGTTAAAAAATAATGAGGATTTTTTAGACCTTTTAAAAAAGATAGAACCTGATACAATCGTAGTTGTTGCATATGGAAAAATTCTTCCCAAAGAAGTGCTTGAGATACCTAAGCATGGCTGTATAAATGTTCATGCTTCACTTTTACCAGAATACAGGGGAGCTGCACCAATTCAAAGGGTGCTTATGGATGGCAAGGAATATACAGGCATTACTATTATGAAAATGGACGAGGGGTTAGACACAGGAGATATTCTTCTTCAGAAAGAAGTTAAAATTGAAAATAATGATGACATTTTGACACTTTCAAAAAAGCTTGCAGAAGTGGGTAGCCAGCTTTTAATTGAAACTTTGAGGAATATCGAAAGTATAACTCCTGTAAAACAGGACCACAGCAGAGCAACATATGCACCGCCTATCAAAAAGGAAGAAGGAAAGATTGACTGGAATATGAGTGCGAAGGAAATTTATAATAGATTTAGAGCTCTTAAAATATGGCCAGGAATTTTCACAACTTTCAAAGGAAAACTTTTAAAAATTCACGATATTGAAATTGCTCAGGATAATAAAGACAATATTAATAGTAATGTACTAAATGGTACTGTGGTTGAGATAGATGACAGCAGCATTATAATAAAAGTTAGAGATGGTCTGATAAGACTTAGACTTCTTCAGCTTGAAGGTGGAAAAAAGATTAGTGCAAGAGACTTTGTCAATGGGTATAAAATAAAAAAAGGAGATGTTTTAGCCTAA